Proteins encoded in a region of the Capra hircus breed San Clemente chromosome 3, ASM170441v1, whole genome shotgun sequence genome:
- the TMEM125 gene encoding transmembrane protein 125 — protein MLPSALTRARSAMSEGEAQAPRGRGLPPDVLAEQVELWWSQQPRRSALCFAVAVGLVAGCGAGGVALLSSTSSRSGEWRLAVGTALCLLALLVLVKQLMSSAVQDMNCIRQPHHVALLRSGGGADALVVLLSGLVLLVTGLTLAGLAAGPAPARPLAAMLSVGITLAASGALLLLGLLLYQVAVSGHCPPTRTAAPATRSDRRGNGSVFSISGQLSAGQRHETTSSIASLI, from the coding sequence ATGCTGCCCTCTGCCCTCACTCGTGCCAGATCAGCCATGTCTGAAGGAGAGGCTCAGGCCCCGCGGGGCCGGGGGCTGCCCCCTGATGTGCTGGCGGAGCAGGTGGAGCTGTGGTGGTCCCAGCAGCCGCGGCGCTCGGCGCTCTGCTTCGCCGTGGCCGTGGGCCTCGTGGCGGGCTGTGGGGCGGGCGGCGTGGCCCTGCTGTCCTCCACCAGCAGCCGCTCGGGGGAGTGGCGCCTGGCAGTGGGCACAGCGCTCTGCCTGCTGGCCCTGCTGGTCCTGGTTAAGCAGCTGATGAGCTCGGCCGTGCAGGACATGAACTGCATCCGCCAGCCTCACCACGTGGCCCTGCTGCGCAGCGGAGGAGGTGCGGACGCCCTGGTGGTACTGCTTAGCGGCCTGGTGCTGCTGGTCACCGGCCTGACGCTGGCCGGCCTGGCtgccggccccgccccggccagGCCGCTGGCTGCCATGCTGTCCGTGGGCATCACCCTGGCTGCCTCTGGGGCGCTCCTGCTGCTGGGCCTGCTGCTCTATCAGGTGGCTGTGAGTGGACACTGTCCCCCAACCCGCACGGCTGCCCCCGCCACCCGCAGTGACCGCAGGGGCAATGGCAGCGTCTTCAGCATCTCAGGACAGCTGTCTGCCGGTCAGCGTCACGAGACCACGTCCAGTATCGCCAGCCTCATCTGA
- the C3H1orf210 gene encoding type III endosome membrane protein TEMP, whose translation MSEANQTIAGPSEVPTESASGLGSGIRAWFVLVGVVLGAVVLSLLIALAAKCHLCRKYRASYQHRPLPETGKGAHPEVGEDEDDDGFIEDNYIQPGFGGPETGASRDHFSL comes from the exons ATGAGTGAGGCAAACCAAA CCATCGCGGGGCCCTCCGAGGTCCCCACAGAATCTGCCTCTGGACTGGGCAGCGGGATCCGGGCATGGTTTGTGCTGGTAGGGGTCGTCCTGGGGGCCGTGGTCCTCTCTCTCCTCATCGCGCTTGCTGCCAAATGCCATCTCTGCCGCAAATACCGTGCCAGCTACCAGCACCGCCCACTGCCTGAAACAGGGAAGGGAGCTCACCCTGAGGTGGGTGAAGATGAGGATGATGATGGCTTCATTGAGGACAATTACATTCAGCCTGGGTTTGGTGGGCCAGAGACAGGGGCAAGCAGGGACcacttctccctctga